The following proteins are co-located in the Fodinibius salicampi genome:
- a CDS encoding VOC family protein — protein sequence MKNPVNWFEIYVQDLHRARKFYEKVLGVEMEEIIVPDEGQEKEDPVFQMLGFPFVNDEPNASGALVKAEGVESGGNSTMVYFTCDDCSVEEGRVEKAGGKIQKEKFSIGEFGFCSICMDSEGNTFGLHSMN from the coding sequence ATGAAAAATCCAGTCAATTGGTTCGAAATTTATGTGCAGGATTTGCACCGAGCCAGAAAGTTCTACGAAAAGGTTTTAGGAGTTGAAATGGAGGAAATTATTGTCCCAGACGAAGGTCAGGAGAAGGAAGACCCTGTGTTCCAGATGCTCGGCTTCCCTTTCGTTAATGATGAACCCAATGCAAGCGGTGCTCTTGTAAAGGCCGAAGGTGTGGAGTCCGGAGGAAACAGCACTATGGTTTATTTCACCTGCGATGATTGCAGTGTTGAAGAAGGGCGCGTGGAAAAGGCCGGAGGTAAAATCCAGAAAGAGAAGTTTTCAATTGGAGAATTTGGTTTTTGTTCCATTTGTATGGATAGTGAAGGAAACACCTTCGGACTGCATTCAATGAATTAA
- a CDS encoding putative quinol monooxygenase, with translation MENSDFVVMTTAEAKPGEEKIAQQALRDVADAARKQSGCIEYRVFRSAENPAVTVNVEQWISKDERDAFLAGADVEKFVSAVSGAFVESPQPETYEILDEA, from the coding sequence ATGGAAAACTCCGATTTTGTTGTCATGACAACTGCTGAAGCCAAACCCGGAGAAGAAAAGATTGCTCAACAAGCCTTGCGTGATGTCGCCGATGCAGCACGCAAGCAGTCCGGCTGCATTGAGTATCGTGTATTTCGCTCCGCAGAGAATCCTGCCGTAACGGTTAACGTCGAGCAGTGGATCTCAAAAGACGAACGCGACGCGTTTCTAGCGGGCGCAGATGTGGAGAAGTTCGTTTCGGCCGTATCCGGCGCGTTCGTTGAATCACCGCAACCAGAGACGTATGAAATACTGGACGAAGCGTAA
- a CDS encoding DUF4199 domain-containing protein: MFNSFRTEIKWALIFVATMLAWMLLERVIGLHDTHIDKHAIYTNFFAIPAIAVYVFALLDKRKNDYNGVMNYKQGFLSGLIITVIVTVLTPITQYITTVVITPDFFTNIIEYSVQQGEMTREAAEGQFNTKNYIIMGMVGALIMGILTTSVVAFFTKKNTPTRENDI, translated from the coding sequence ATGTTTAATAGTTTTAGAACCGAGATTAAATGGGCGCTAATTTTTGTAGCTACAATGTTGGCATGGATGCTGCTGGAAAGAGTGATCGGCCTCCACGATACCCATATCGATAAGCATGCTATTTATACCAACTTTTTCGCCATTCCAGCCATTGCCGTTTACGTGTTTGCCCTCCTCGATAAGCGGAAAAATGATTATAACGGGGTAATGAACTATAAGCAGGGGTTCCTTTCCGGATTGATTATTACGGTGATTGTAACGGTGCTAACGCCAATAACCCAGTATATAACCACGGTCGTTATTACGCCCGATTTCTTTACCAACATTATTGAATATTCGGTTCAGCAGGGAGAAATGACGCGGGAAGCTGCCGAAGGTCAATTTAATACAAAAAATTATATTATCATGGGAATGGTCGGAGCGCTGATTATGGGAATACTCACCACGTCGGTGGTGGCTTTTTTCACGAAAAAGAATACCCCCACCAGGGAAAATGACATTTGA
- a CDS encoding VOC family protein — protein sequence MSKHESINYVEFPSNNLSATKEFFKKVFGWSFEDYGPEYTAFADAGLEGGFFKADQKSSTENGAALIIFYSNDLEATQAKIQEAGGKIIKPIFSFPGGRRFHFTEPSGNELAVWSDQ from the coding sequence ATGAGTAAGCACGAATCAATAAATTATGTAGAATTTCCTTCTAATAATTTATCAGCTACAAAAGAGTTCTTTAAAAAGGTATTTGGATGGTCCTTTGAAGATTATGGCCCTGAGTATACTGCCTTTGCAGATGCGGGATTAGAAGGGGGCTTTTTTAAGGCTGATCAAAAAAGCAGCACGGAAAATGGGGCTGCTCTGATTATATTTTACAGTAATGATTTGGAAGCTACCCAGGCTAAAATTCAGGAAGCGGGTGGAAAGATCATAAAACCAATCTTTTCATTTCCCGGAGGACGCAGGTTTCATTTCACAGAACCAAGTGGTAATGAATTGGCTGTTTGGTCAGATCAGTAG
- a CDS encoding SRPBCC family protein, whose translation MAREITQEYTINSDPGTAFDVLLKPSMIKKWWYASSAIVMPEEGGIYAVTWGDDIDHPDYISVAKIAKIVKPELLLLTHFQYRSKDGTLPFEADLDVEFTLEPGDSGTTLRVSQRGFPDDEIADEFYNGCVQGWIDTMTSFKKVVEEK comes from the coding sequence ATGGCACGAGAAATTACACAGGAGTATACCATAAACTCAGATCCTGGTACAGCATTTGACGTACTGCTCAAACCTTCAATGATTAAGAAATGGTGGTATGCCAGCAGTGCCATTGTAATGCCTGAAGAAGGAGGAATTTATGCGGTAACCTGGGGCGATGACATTGATCATCCGGATTATATCTCCGTTGCAAAAATTGCTAAAATAGTAAAACCGGAATTATTATTGTTAACTCACTTTCAGTATCGGTCGAAAGATGGTACCCTCCCCTTTGAAGCTGATCTGGATGTGGAATTCACTCTCGAGCCCGGTGACTCCGGAACAACGCTGAGGGTCAGCCAGAGAGGTTTTCCTGACGATGAAATAGCAGACGAATTTTATAACGGCTGTGTACAGGGATGGATTGACACCATGACTTCTTTCAAGAAAGTGGTTGAGGAAAAATAA
- a CDS encoding DUF4038 domain-containing protein, protein MPDETGTWKFQTKSQPEVNGLDGITGQFAVVEADTSNPLLKHGAVQVSENNRYLTYADGTPFFWLMDTAWNGALKSTEQNWETYLDDRLSKYFTGIQFVTTQWRAAHTDRQGQTAYSGYEDIKINPGFFQRLDERVNTINEKGLLAAPVVLWALGDKEEVPGKLPEDQAIKLGRYITARYGAHHVAWFLAGDENFSEESGERWRRIGDAVFREPQHEALATVHPQGRQWYLEEFRDKSWYDFIIYQSSHGGGPETIGWIHSGPPAQNYNNEPILPVINSEPGYEDHIAWERDERHTAFDIRQQAYYSLLSSPTAGVSYGAHGVWSWETKPSEPLNHKGSGIAKPWDGAMELPGSEDLKHLANLFKSAEWWTLRPDQKLLSSQPGGDDPTKYVATASATDGDFAIIYLPEGGKVTLETDQLASELKGEWMNPRDGSRQEAQFNGSGTYEAPNSEDWVLYLHKN, encoded by the coding sequence ATGCCCGACGAGACCGGAACCTGGAAATTTCAGACTAAGTCACAACCTGAAGTTAATGGCCTCGACGGCATAACAGGGCAGTTTGCTGTAGTTGAAGCCGACACTTCGAACCCATTGCTAAAGCACGGAGCTGTACAAGTTTCAGAAAACAATCGCTATCTTACGTATGCTGACGGAACGCCTTTTTTCTGGCTGATGGATACGGCATGGAACGGCGCCCTGAAATCTACTGAACAAAACTGGGAGACATACCTCGATGATCGCCTTTCCAAATATTTTACAGGTATTCAGTTTGTAACGACCCAGTGGCGGGCAGCACATACCGACCGCCAGGGACAGACAGCCTACAGTGGGTATGAGGATATCAAAATTAATCCCGGGTTTTTCCAACGTCTGGATGAACGAGTGAATACCATCAATGAAAAGGGGCTATTAGCTGCTCCGGTTGTGCTCTGGGCACTCGGTGATAAAGAGGAAGTGCCCGGTAAGCTGCCTGAAGATCAAGCTATTAAACTAGGCCGGTACATCACAGCTCGATATGGCGCCCATCATGTCGCTTGGTTTTTGGCAGGGGATGAAAATTTCTCTGAAGAAAGTGGCGAACGATGGAGAAGAATCGGGGATGCTGTATTCCGGGAACCACAGCACGAGGCTCTTGCTACGGTCCATCCCCAGGGACGACAATGGTACCTGGAAGAGTTCCGTGATAAAAGCTGGTACGATTTTATCATTTATCAAAGTAGTCACGGTGGGGGACCGGAAACAATAGGATGGATTCACTCTGGGCCTCCTGCACAGAATTACAATAATGAACCCATCTTACCGGTCATAAATTCTGAGCCAGGATACGAAGACCACATAGCCTGGGAGCGCGATGAGCGACACACCGCCTTTGATATCCGCCAACAGGCCTACTACAGTCTCTTGAGTTCACCAACGGCCGGTGTATCCTACGGTGCTCATGGGGTATGGAGCTGGGAGACCAAACCTTCGGAGCCACTCAATCACAAAGGATCCGGAATTGCTAAACCGTGGGACGGGGCTATGGAGCTGCCTGGCAGTGAAGACCTGAAACACCTTGCCAACCTTTTTAAATCGGCGGAGTGGTGGACCCTACGTCCTGACCAAAAACTGCTCTCATCACAGCCCGGGGGAGACGATCCCACAAAATATGTGGCTACAGCCAGTGCTACCGATGGTGACTTTGCTATTATTTACCTGCCGGAGGGCGGGAAAGTTACGCTGGAGACGGACCAGCTTGCATCGGAGTTAAAGGGGGAGTGGATGAATCCACGTGACGGCAGCCGACAGGAGGCCCAATTCAACGGTTCCGGGACCTATGAGGCACCAAATAGTGAGGATTGGGTACTGTATCTTCATAAAAATTAA
- a CDS encoding esterase/lipase family protein yields MNQKLILFIHGLGGRGEETWQHNSSGFLDLIKNDENLSTQYDVGYYEYPTTLFRIPFFSQAPKIQTLSDGLRTQINNLYSSYTSIVLVCHSLGGLIARQYLVEEIQNNKVLRIEKLLLYAVPNNGAQLASIAKFITWRHNQLSQLCKKSAFIKTLNEEWARLNVEEQIDIKYIVAGIDAVVQEKSAKSFWGNQRVETIVDKGHINLVKPTSNDDLSFVLLKNFIDQTRSNVITFDLSHGQENWDSYKEFIDGFSEEKLEVKSDLLNERSQIDRSSVMFFAPPFESQILDREAEYIKTWVYEGGGLFLMGYYAADTHHGGNPSRIAREFGYSFGDDLVAPNDINKNKIRVHVNVLDDKYAVKLEVEDIDHAITKDVNKIGFISSCTINTDFGSRELVLTLNSPSNSRIWDPEGPIGPKEYKRRTIHTWNVRETASVPLLIAFEYGKGRVVLSSSWKITTLKYGDNPQLVKNIVGWLSNTD; encoded by the coding sequence ATGAATCAAAAATTAATTCTATTTATCCATGGTCTAGGTGGAAGGGGCGAGGAAACGTGGCAGCATAATAGTTCGGGGTTTTTAGATTTAATAAAAAATGATGAAAATCTCTCTACTCAATATGATGTTGGTTATTATGAATACCCGACCACTTTATTTAGAATACCTTTCTTTAGCCAAGCACCCAAAATCCAGACCTTATCTGATGGTTTAAGGACTCAGATTAATAACCTTTACTCAAGTTATACATCTATTGTTCTGGTTTGCCATAGCTTGGGTGGATTAATTGCTCGCCAGTACCTGGTTGAAGAAATACAAAATAACAAGGTTCTGAGAATTGAAAAACTACTCTTGTATGCCGTTCCAAATAATGGGGCTCAGCTTGCTTCAATAGCAAAGTTTATTACATGGCGACATAATCAACTTTCTCAATTATGTAAAAAGTCCGCTTTCATTAAAACCCTCAATGAGGAATGGGCTCGATTAAATGTCGAAGAACAAATAGACATTAAATACATAGTCGCCGGAATAGATGCTGTTGTTCAGGAAAAAAGTGCTAAAAGTTTTTGGGGGAATCAAAGAGTCGAAACTATAGTGGACAAGGGACATATAAATCTTGTTAAACCTACCAGTAATGATGATTTGAGCTTCGTTTTACTGAAAAATTTTATTGATCAAACAAGATCAAATGTAATCACATTTGACCTTTCTCATGGTCAAGAAAATTGGGACAGCTATAAAGAATTTATTGACGGTTTTTCAGAAGAAAAACTTGAAGTTAAATCAGATCTACTAAATGAGCGAAGCCAAATTGACCGATCATCCGTAATGTTTTTTGCTCCTCCTTTTGAATCACAAATCTTAGATAGAGAAGCAGAATACATCAAAACATGGGTCTATGAAGGAGGGGGATTATTTTTAATGGGATATTATGCCGCTGACACCCATCATGGTGGGAATCCAAGTCGCATTGCCAGGGAGTTCGGTTATAGTTTTGGGGATGATCTGGTAGCTCCTAATGATATCAATAAAAATAAAATTCGCGTTCATGTTAATGTACTGGATGATAAGTATGCTGTTAAGCTTGAGGTAGAAGATATTGATCATGCAATAACAAAAGATGTAAATAAGATAGGTTTCATATCTTCATGCACCATAAATACAGACTTTGGGAGCAGAGAGTTAGTTTTAACATTAAATAGTCCATCAAATTCCAGGATTTGGGATCCAGAAGGACCAATCGGACCTAAAGAGTACAAAAGAAGAACAATCCATACTTGGAATGTTAGGGAAACGGCTTCTGTACCTCTTTTAATAGCTTTTGAATATGGGAAGGGCAGAGTTGTGCTATCCAGTAGTTGGAAAATTACTACTTTAAAATATGGGGATAATCCACAATTAGTAAAAAATATAGTCGGCTGGCTATCAAATACCGATTAA
- a CDS encoding Crp/Fnr family transcriptional regulator has protein sequence MDKYTMLKKIYQHPELNSDELQIICSAHDKVVMKKGDYLLKEEQVPNEYYCLESGLIRSFATNSEGEEVTTGFFSSDEVVIEVASLFLRTPTKENIHTLTDCVCWKISLDTFQQLFQKIPGFSAWGRDWMSEVLFSTKQRSLSMITDSATERYLTLRKEHPEIIQQAPLKYIASYLGITDSSLSRIRKEVANKT, from the coding sequence ATGGACAAATACACTATGTTAAAGAAGATTTATCAACATCCTGAATTGAATTCCGATGAACTTCAAATAATCTGTTCTGCCCATGATAAAGTGGTTATGAAGAAAGGCGACTACCTTTTAAAAGAGGAACAAGTACCCAATGAGTATTACTGTCTGGAAAGTGGGTTGATACGTTCTTTTGCCACAAACAGTGAAGGGGAAGAAGTAACCACCGGGTTTTTTAGTTCCGATGAAGTTGTCATTGAAGTGGCTTCCCTGTTTCTGCGAACTCCAACTAAAGAAAATATTCACACCCTTACGGATTGCGTATGCTGGAAAATCAGTCTGGATACCTTTCAGCAGTTATTTCAAAAGATTCCGGGTTTTTCCGCATGGGGACGCGACTGGATGTCTGAAGTACTGTTCTCCACCAAGCAGCGTTCGCTTTCCATGATCACCGATTCGGCCACCGAGAGATACCTGACCCTTCGAAAAGAACATCCCGAAATCATACAGCAGGCTCCCCTTAAATATATCGCTTCTTACCTTGGCATTACGGATTCATCCCTGAGCCGAATTCGAAAAGAAGTTGCAAATAAGACGTAA
- a CDS encoding methyltransferase domain-containing protein, translating to MEKGSNQVQKSSKHSKTLGPVESLEQYLTSDWWKRIFNSMYLKTDADVVEDPRITEKEVTTFHEILNIEDGNTILDLACGQGRHLIELATRGSYNLFGLDRSRYLIQRARRISKEKGLSIAFKEGDIRKLPYPADSFDYVTNLGNSFGYFETLDDDIKILEEIFRVLKPGGKVLLDIADGSYIRENFTPRSWEWIDDKHFVCRERSLAQDNERLITREIITHSEKGVIVDQFYAERLYTKEQLSDLIERANFQKVSFHGNTKPESLRDQDLGMMEQRFILTANAVKERTSQKNQKKVRNVVVVMGDPSLRDAVKPDAVFDSDDFDTIEKLVEALNKLDNYKFNYLNNHKTLVSDLQQIQDKADIVLNLCDEGFENDATKELHIPSLLEMLNIPYTGSNPQTLAYCYDKSLIRGIATEVDVPVADAFVITENEKLFELNVPFPVIAKPNFGDSSFGITKNNVAHSVEELADAIYRIRKQFGYAKPILIEEFLTGAELSVGVVGNTEKYTVLPIIEEDYSNLPDHLPKICGYEAKWLPDSPYMNALKSIPASIPPHTEQALIHHSLKLFKRLDCRDYCRFDWRLNSKGEPKLLEVNPNPGWCWDGHLAKMCSLAEMDYSQMLGAILDAAAMRLNPRNYPKINVD from the coding sequence ATGGAAAAGGGAAGCAACCAGGTACAGAAATCTTCTAAGCATTCAAAAACGTTAGGACCCGTTGAGAGCCTTGAACAATATTTGACCTCGGATTGGTGGAAACGAATTTTTAATTCCATGTACTTAAAAACAGATGCCGATGTTGTGGAAGATCCTCGAATTACTGAAAAGGAGGTAACCACCTTCCACGAAATTCTCAATATCGAGGATGGAAATACTATTTTAGATCTTGCCTGCGGACAAGGACGTCATCTTATAGAACTGGCTACCCGAGGAAGTTATAACTTATTCGGATTAGATCGCTCACGTTACCTGATCCAAAGAGCCAGGAGGATCTCAAAGGAAAAAGGACTGTCCATTGCCTTTAAAGAAGGAGATATAAGGAAATTGCCATATCCTGCTGATTCCTTTGATTATGTAACAAATCTCGGCAATAGCTTTGGGTATTTCGAAACCCTTGATGATGATATTAAAATACTTGAGGAGATATTCCGAGTATTGAAGCCCGGAGGAAAAGTATTACTGGATATTGCCGACGGTAGCTATATAAGGGAAAACTTTACCCCAAGAAGTTGGGAATGGATTGATGATAAGCATTTTGTTTGCAGGGAACGATCATTGGCGCAAGATAATGAACGGCTCATCACAAGGGAAATCATTACACATAGCGAAAAAGGGGTGATCGTTGATCAATTTTATGCGGAGCGGCTATACACAAAAGAACAGTTGTCCGACCTTATTGAAAGAGCAAATTTCCAAAAGGTAAGTTTTCACGGAAATACCAAACCTGAGTCCCTCCGCGATCAAGACCTGGGCATGATGGAGCAGCGGTTTATCCTCACAGCCAACGCGGTTAAGGAACGGACGTCCCAGAAAAACCAGAAAAAAGTGCGAAACGTGGTTGTGGTGATGGGTGACCCTTCTCTCAGGGACGCCGTTAAACCGGATGCAGTATTTGATTCGGATGATTTTGATACCATTGAAAAGCTTGTAGAAGCACTTAATAAATTAGATAATTATAAGTTTAACTATCTGAATAATCACAAAACGTTGGTTTCGGATTTACAACAAATACAGGATAAAGCGGATATTGTTTTGAACTTATGTGATGAGGGGTTTGAAAATGATGCGACCAAAGAATTGCATATCCCTTCTCTTCTGGAGATGCTCAACATCCCTTATACGGGATCAAATCCCCAGACGCTGGCCTACTGCTATGACAAATCACTTATAAGAGGCATCGCTACCGAAGTGGATGTGCCTGTTGCCGATGCTTTTGTCATAACGGAAAACGAAAAGTTATTTGAACTTAATGTTCCTTTTCCGGTCATTGCCAAGCCTAATTTCGGCGATTCAAGTTTTGGAATTACAAAAAATAATGTGGCCCATTCAGTCGAGGAGCTTGCAGATGCCATATATAGAATACGGAAACAGTTTGGGTATGCCAAACCAATACTGATTGAAGAATTTTTAACCGGTGCTGAACTGTCCGTCGGTGTTGTCGGAAATACGGAAAAATACACTGTGCTACCCATCATTGAAGAGGACTATTCTAATTTGCCTGACCACCTGCCCAAAATATGCGGCTACGAAGCGAAATGGTTACCGGATTCTCCCTATATGAACGCCCTGAAATCTATTCCGGCCTCCATACCGCCACATACGGAACAGGCACTCATTCACCACAGTCTCAAGCTATTTAAAAGATTAGACTGCAGAGACTATTGCCGTTTCGATTGGAGATTAAACAGTAAGGGAGAACCAAAGCTTTTAGAAGTAAATCCAAATCCCGGATGGTGCTGGGACGGCCATTTAGCTAAGATGTGTAGTCTTGCTGAAATGGATTATTCACAAATGCTTGGGGCAATATTAGACGCGGCAGCAATGCGACTTAATCCGAGAAATTATCCGAAGATAAATGTAGATTAA
- a CDS encoding DinB family protein, producing MQKQILLQMVEQSRKDCFRILEDINTDNVDFRLTEETASVGFIYRHIGEATNLMAQFFGYETDVEGTTMGQTDTGKDYDLETSRMLVEDGYTKLEKLVNETSENEWLEEIETTWFGKLSRINLLAITLYHNSHHCGQIASAIVKGKKH from the coding sequence ATGCAAAAACAGATTTTACTTCAAATGGTAGAACAGAGCCGAAAAGACTGTTTTAGAATCTTAGAAGACATAAATACGGATAACGTCGATTTCCGTTTAACGGAAGAAACTGCATCAGTCGGTTTCATTTATAGACATATTGGTGAAGCAACTAATTTAATGGCGCAATTCTTTGGGTATGAAACAGACGTTGAAGGAACAACGATGGGGCAAACAGATACAGGAAAAGATTATGACCTTGAAACAAGTCGTATGCTTGTTGAAGATGGTTACACTAAGCTTGAGAAGTTGGTAAATGAAACATCAGAGAATGAATGGCTTGAGGAAATAGAGACTACTTGGTTTGGGAAGCTTTCACGAATTAACCTTTTGGCAATCACCCTCTATCACAATTCCCATCACTGCGGACAAATAGCATCGGCTATCGTGAAGGGAAAGAAGCATTGA
- a CDS encoding GlxA family transcriptional regulator, whose protein sequence is MNHLTIIVPEGQNNLESIVGPYNIFTRANKLWEKSGKRSLFEIELAGTSKEVDFYGDLFSVKPQTNISSISKTNLIIIPSLNHNYQKAVKGNEELINWIAKQYKNGAEVASICTGAFILASTGLLDGKSCSTHWSVADNFEKMFPEVDLQTDKLITDEYGIYTNGGAYSFLNLMIYLVEKYYDRQTAILCSKVFQIEMDRQSQSAFVIFKGQKMHGDEIIQQAQAHIESNVDEKISVKQLASQFAVSRRQFDRRFINATGNTPFEYIQRVKVEAAKKQLEVDSKTVTEVMYEVGYSDASAFRRVFKEITSLTPVEYRNRYNKETVV, encoded by the coding sequence ATGAATCACCTTACTATCATCGTTCCTGAGGGACAAAATAACCTGGAAAGCATTGTAGGTCCTTACAATATATTTACAAGAGCTAATAAGCTTTGGGAGAAAAGCGGTAAAAGATCATTATTTGAAATCGAATTAGCCGGCACCTCAAAAGAAGTGGATTTCTATGGCGACTTGTTTTCCGTGAAGCCACAGACCAACATATCGTCTATATCCAAAACCAATCTCATCATTATTCCCTCGCTGAATCATAATTATCAAAAAGCGGTAAAGGGAAACGAAGAGTTAATTAACTGGATTGCCAAACAGTATAAAAACGGAGCTGAAGTGGCAAGCATATGCACCGGTGCATTTATACTTGCATCTACAGGGTTGCTGGATGGAAAAAGCTGCTCTACCCACTGGTCTGTTGCGGACAATTTCGAAAAGATGTTTCCCGAAGTGGATTTACAAACGGATAAATTGATTACAGATGAATATGGTATTTATACAAATGGCGGGGCTTACTCTTTCCTGAACCTGATGATTTATCTTGTTGAGAAATATTATGACCGGCAAACAGCTATTTTATGTTCCAAAGTATTTCAGATAGAAATGGACAGGCAAAGCCAGTCGGCATTTGTCATATTTAAAGGGCAAAAGATGCACGGGGATGAAATAATCCAACAGGCGCAAGCCCATATTGAAAGTAATGTAGATGAAAAAATATCAGTCAAGCAACTGGCCTCCCAATTTGCGGTCAGCCGACGGCAATTTGACCGAAGATTTATCAATGCCACGGGAAATACTCCGTTTGAATATATACAACGGGTAAAAGTAGAAGCAGCTAAAAAACAACTGGAGGTAGACAGTAAAACGGTTACGGAAGTAATGTATGAGGTGGGCTATTCCGATGCTAGTGCGTTTCGCAGGGTATTTAAAGAAATTACGAGTCTAACACCCGTGGAGTATAGGAACCGGTATAATAAAGAGACGGTGGTTTGA